In Elusimicrobium sp. An273, one genomic interval encodes:
- a CDS encoding alpha-2-macroglobulin family protein, with product MKHTRFMARFGALAAALLLPCGALFAAPALKVLSATPKGQLNYTGRQAVTVTFNQPVVALGEESAFSSDNCPITVTPAVKGSCRYSGTQTLLFEPEQDWPVATRFTVRLKAGFKSAVSGQKLAQDYVYNFTTALPQVNAVRPNNNERWINLYPTLYAVFNMPVDMSTVSNYVELSYMQEPEPTLSEKIGLSKTKRPAVKKTLPLIIRPISSLEYDKDFSYYQNKERIIAINALDTLQKGTQYTLTLKEGLKSTQGPLGMAKAYQSSFYTYPELSVVGELKDGCLPYTPSVNFSSPVRMRELYAAARVEPASAKREMSEQELNALGTDVVDSKTGAAYFRTPLAFLDLQPGQAVTVTLGKGLQDIYGNSLGQNYQLTVSNSGYCPAVDFSGGLGVLESYLSPRLPIDLMNTPSLPLRGARFNKENFVPFDQASSSYCAQKPLTDPTFSGNYTFKDVKDRTLKTFIDLSKFNPTAKDSIVFSQVKLTGKKYGDKGCWISSTDNITDVGVTFKTSPDNILLWATSLQTGEPMPNLTVELRGKENKILWTGSTDMNGLARAPGWSKLDVEAKSWSQPEIYAFVSSAGGDAVVSNLWNDGLQPWRFNLSYEYNPQREFVRSYLFADRGVYRPGETMYIKGVSRLLQDGAWRLPDVVRGTVQITDARGEEVLKKDVTVSSGMGTFDLSFDIPKTAATGSWSLSFEPQIKNLEDAPRAYYSFRVEAVEQADFKVNLRAETADYLAGQEASFAASAQYNFGSPLADAKAQWTLRREMAWFEPAGFDEYTFTPYFLREKESQENGKLLLNSSGVLDAKGALSFAARMPSVSFPTKVYAELGVQSPARQELFARTSVLVHPADFYLGSKLLAERAELGQPVQADIIAVTPQGKRTEASVTAKIYKEQWYSVRKTGLSGRLEWVSEKKVTELPTQTLEVSEKGAVLSFNPEEAGSYYVTLLSEDAAGRKVTGGFNVFVYGEGQAYWKQSDDDLLVLKQDKNAYKPGKTARIAVESPYEQAFALVTVEREGILDAWVTTVKGGADYVEVPVKASYLPNVYVSVTLVRGRSADPVTDKGLDLGKPQGKVGYVNLSVLPDSKQIKPVIKPNKKEYRPGEEVTLKITAKPNAKNMPAEVVVMVVDEGVLALTDYETPNLFDYFYGSRPVSVFTMDNRVYVVGQRNFGEKGENRGGGGSADAKLGGVDLRSNFMFTPYFNATVQTDKKGRAEVTFKLPDNLTKFRVMAVAMTADEFGSAETAIEVSKPIMVTSNLPRFARKGDKFSCGAVIYNYEDKKGDMTVTARAEGSIRLTGAAEQSVNIALGKAREVTWPCEAVADGPARVAFSVQAKTESDGVAAELTVSPVEKKQTLALYASTVSSQEELLDKPGNLNESADNRVTLSLASTALLNLKGSMVYLMTYPYDCLEQKMSKIVPVVTGAQLVEDFKLGDKTQLKAQVQDILDEVSQYQTAAGGYGYWKNSRPDPYVTAYALEVNYLAKKAGYTVQDKSLAKAAQWLEGAFSSKVQKAYSYSSLETETARAYAAYVLALYGKNVQSAFNNLYGKLGSLPLPAKAYLLKAAQAGGNTDAVKAKIAQSILNHIAYTPQAAYFDAPEEMPWLHMGNVKASALALDALLYAKQPFADAFKTASWMLTQLNAQGYWANTSVNAAAFMALNTYYQTMESVEPDYAASVKLGAKTVLEASFKGRTVDAKTASVPFAQAYGNGTETRLTFAKDGAGTLYYTLGQEYEPLSYQTPVDAGFTVSREITTLDGKPVSNIVAGERYKITLHVKNAASRHFVVVEDFIPAGFEIINTSLATESQEQAAALDTPQWNGFERDEKYDDRIAAFADYLPAGTHAYSYLVTASVAGTFAYPSLWASQMYEPAVFGRNATETIVIK from the coding sequence ATGAAACACACCCGTTTTATGGCGCGTTTCGGCGCGCTGGCAGCTGCACTTTTATTGCCGTGCGGCGCTTTATTTGCGGCACCGGCTTTAAAGGTGCTTTCGGCTACGCCCAAAGGCCAGCTGAATTATACCGGCCGCCAAGCGGTAACGGTTACGTTCAACCAGCCGGTGGTGGCGCTGGGGGAAGAAAGCGCATTCTCTTCGGACAATTGCCCGATTACCGTTACGCCCGCCGTCAAAGGCTCCTGCCGCTACAGCGGCACGCAGACGCTGCTGTTTGAGCCGGAACAGGATTGGCCCGTGGCCACCCGTTTTACGGTTCGGCTAAAAGCGGGGTTCAAGTCCGCCGTATCGGGGCAAAAACTGGCGCAGGATTACGTCTATAATTTTACGACGGCCCTGCCGCAGGTCAATGCCGTCCGTCCCAACAATAACGAACGCTGGATCAATTTGTATCCCACCCTATATGCCGTGTTTAATATGCCGGTGGACATGAGCACGGTTTCCAATTATGTGGAGCTTTCTTATATGCAGGAGCCGGAGCCGACGCTAAGCGAAAAAATCGGCCTTTCCAAAACCAAACGGCCTGCCGTCAAAAAAACGCTTCCTTTAATTATCCGCCCCATCAGTTCCTTGGAATATGATAAAGATTTCTCCTATTATCAAAACAAAGAAAGAATCATCGCTATTAACGCCTTAGATACCTTGCAAAAAGGCACCCAGTATACCCTTACGCTGAAAGAAGGCCTCAAAAGCACCCAAGGCCCGCTGGGAATGGCCAAGGCGTACCAGTCCAGCTTTTACACGTATCCGGAACTGAGCGTGGTGGGGGAATTGAAAGACGGCTGCCTGCCGTATACGCCGTCGGTCAATTTTTCTTCTCCGGTGCGCATGCGCGAACTGTATGCCGCCGCCCGGGTGGAGCCGGCTTCGGCCAAGCGGGAAATGTCCGAGCAGGAACTTAACGCACTGGGCACGGATGTGGTGGACAGCAAAACCGGCGCCGCTTATTTCCGCACGCCGCTGGCCTTTTTGGACTTGCAGCCCGGCCAGGCGGTTACGGTTACGTTGGGCAAAGGCCTGCAGGATATTTACGGCAATTCGCTGGGGCAGAATTACCAACTGACGGTTTCCAACAGCGGCTATTGCCCGGCGGTGGATTTTTCGGGCGGACTGGGCGTGCTGGAAAGCTATTTAAGCCCGCGCCTGCCGATTGATTTGATGAATACGCCTTCCTTGCCGCTGCGCGGGGCGCGTTTTAACAAAGAAAATTTTGTTCCGTTTGACCAAGCCTCCAGCAGTTACTGCGCCCAAAAACCGCTGACGGATCCTACCTTCTCCGGCAATTATACGTTTAAAGACGTAAAAGACCGCACGTTAAAAACGTTTATTGATTTAAGCAAGTTCAATCCCACCGCCAAAGACAGCATTGTCTTCAGCCAAGTCAAACTGACGGGCAAAAAATACGGCGATAAAGGCTGCTGGATTTCCTCCACGGATAACATTACCGACGTGGGTGTTACGTTCAAAACCTCGCCGGATAATATCCTGCTGTGGGCCACGTCTTTGCAAACGGGCGAACCGATGCCCAACCTGACGGTGGAACTGCGCGGCAAGGAAAATAAAATTTTATGGACGGGCAGCACCGATATGAACGGGCTGGCCCGCGCACCGGGCTGGAGCAAGCTGGACGTAGAAGCCAAATCTTGGAGCCAGCCGGAAATTTACGCGTTTGTATCCAGCGCGGGCGGGGATGCCGTCGTCAGCAATTTGTGGAACGATGGCCTTCAGCCGTGGCGGTTTAATTTAAGCTACGAATATAACCCCCAGCGGGAATTTGTCCGCTCGTATCTGTTTGCCGACCGCGGCGTATACCGCCCCGGCGAAACGATGTATATCAAGGGCGTTTCCCGCCTGCTGCAAGACGGCGCCTGGCGCCTGCCCGATGTGGTGCGCGGCACCGTGCAGATTACCGATGCCCGCGGCGAAGAAGTCCTTAAAAAAGACGTAACGGTTTCTTCGGGCATGGGAACGTTTGACCTGTCGTTTGACATTCCCAAAACGGCGGCCACGGGGTCGTGGAGCCTGTCGTTTGAGCCGCAGATTAAAAATCTGGAAGATGCGCCGCGCGCGTATTATTCCTTCCGCGTAGAAGCGGTGGAACAGGCCGATTTTAAAGTAAACCTGCGGGCGGAAACAGCCGATTATTTGGCGGGGCAGGAAGCCTCGTTTGCGGCGTCTGCCCAGTACAATTTCGGCTCGCCGTTGGCGGACGCCAAAGCCCAGTGGACGCTTCGCCGGGAAATGGCCTGGTTTGAACCGGCCGGATTTGACGAATACACCTTTACGCCCTATTTCCTGCGCGAAAAAGAATCGCAGGAAAACGGCAAACTGCTGCTCAATTCTTCCGGTGTGCTGGACGCTAAAGGCGCCCTTTCGTTTGCGGCGCGGATGCCGTCGGTTTCGTTCCCTACCAAGGTCTATGCCGAGCTGGGCGTACAGTCGCCCGCGCGGCAGGAATTATTTGCCCGCACGTCGGTGCTGGTGCACCCGGCGGATTTCTATTTAGGCAGCAAATTGCTTGCGGAACGGGCCGAACTGGGGCAGCCCGTCCAAGCGGATATCATCGCCGTTACGCCGCAAGGCAAACGCACCGAAGCGTCCGTTACGGCCAAAATTTATAAAGAACAATGGTACAGCGTACGCAAGACGGGGCTTTCGGGCCGGTTGGAATGGGTAAGCGAAAAGAAAGTAACCGAGCTGCCCACGCAAACCTTGGAAGTATCCGAAAAAGGTGCCGTGCTTTCCTTTAATCCCGAAGAGGCGGGCAGCTACTACGTAACGCTGCTTTCCGAAGACGCCGCCGGCCGCAAAGTAACGGGCGGGTTTAACGTGTTTGTGTACGGGGAAGGCCAAGCCTACTGGAAACAGTCGGACGATGATTTGCTGGTTTTAAAACAAGATAAAAACGCTTATAAGCCCGGCAAAACGGCGCGCATCGCGGTGGAATCGCCTTACGAACAGGCGTTTGCCTTGGTAACGGTGGAGCGCGAAGGCATTTTGGACGCGTGGGTAACCACCGTCAAGGGAGGCGCCGATTATGTGGAAGTGCCGGTGAAAGCCTCTTATTTGCCGAACGTATACGTCAGCGTTACGTTGGTGCGCGGCCGCAGCGCCGACCCGGTTACCGACAAAGGGCTGGATTTGGGCAAACCGCAGGGGAAGGTGGGGTACGTCAATCTGTCGGTACTGCCCGATTCCAAACAAATCAAACCCGTCATCAAACCCAATAAAAAAGAATATCGCCCCGGCGAAGAAGTAACCTTAAAAATTACGGCCAAACCCAACGCCAAAAACATGCCCGCCGAAGTGGTGGTCATGGTAGTGGACGAAGGGGTGCTGGCGTTGACGGATTACGAAACGCCGAACTTGTTTGACTACTTCTACGGTTCGCGCCCGGTGTCCGTCTTTACGATGGACAACCGCGTCTACGTGGTGGGCCAGCGCAACTTTGGCGAAAAAGGGGAAAACCGCGGCGGCGGCGGCTCGGCGGACGCCAAGCTGGGCGGGGTGGATTTGCGCTCCAACTTTATGTTTACGCCTTACTTCAATGCCACCGTGCAGACCGACAAAAAAGGCCGTGCGGAAGTAACGTTTAAACTGCCCGACAATCTGACCAAGTTCCGCGTGATGGCGGTGGCGATGACGGCCGATGAATTCGGTTCCGCCGAAACCGCGATTGAAGTATCCAAGCCGATTATGGTTACTTCCAACCTGCCGCGTTTTGCCCGCAAAGGGGATAAATTCTCCTGCGGGGCGGTCATCTATAATTATGAAGACAAAAAAGGCGATATGACGGTTACCGCCCGCGCCGAAGGCTCCATACGCCTCACGGGCGCGGCGGAGCAGAGCGTCAACATTGCCCTTGGCAAAGCGCGCGAAGTAACCTGGCCCTGCGAAGCGGTGGCAGACGGCCCCGCCCGAGTGGCCTTTAGCGTGCAGGCCAAAACCGAGTCGGACGGCGTAGCGGCGGAGCTGACCGTGTCGCCCGTAGAAAAGAAACAAACGCTTGCGTTGTATGCTTCTACGGTCTCGTCGCAGGAAGAACTGCTGGACAAACCCGGCAATTTAAACGAGTCGGCCGACAACCGCGTTACGCTGTCGCTGGCTTCTACGGCGCTGCTCAATTTAAAAGGGTCTATGGTGTATTTGATGACGTATCCGTATGACTGCCTGGAGCAGAAAATGTCCAAAATCGTGCCGGTGGTAACGGGCGCGCAGCTGGTGGAAGACTTTAAACTGGGCGACAAAACCCAGCTAAAAGCCCAGGTGCAGGATATTTTGGATGAAGTTTCGCAATACCAAACGGCGGCCGGCGGATACGGATATTGGAAAAATTCCCGCCCGGATCCGTATGTAACGGCTTATGCGCTGGAAGTGAATTACTTGGCCAAAAAGGCCGGATATACCGTGCAGGACAAGTCGCTTGCAAAAGCGGCCCAATGGCTTGAAGGCGCGTTCTCTTCCAAGGTGCAGAAAGCCTACAGCTATTCTTCGCTGGAAACGGAAACCGCCCGCGCCTATGCGGCGTATGTGTTGGCACTGTACGGCAAAAACGTACAAAGCGCGTTTAACAACCTCTACGGCAAGCTGGGCTCCCTGCCGCTGCCCGCGAAAGCCTACTTGTTAAAAGCCGCCCAAGCGGGGGGAAATACGGACGCCGTAAAAGCCAAAATCGCCCAAAGCATTTTAAACCATATTGCCTACACGCCGCAGGCCGCGTATTTTGACGCGCCCGAAGAAATGCCGTGGCTGCATATGGGCAACGTCAAAGCCAGCGCGCTGGCGTTGGACGCGCTGCTCTATGCAAAGCAGCCTTTTGCCGATGCGTTCAAGACGGCTTCCTGGATGCTTACGCAATTAAACGCCCAAGGATATTGGGCCAATACCAGCGTCAATGCGGCGGCGTTTATGGCGCTCAATACGTATTATCAAACCATGGAAAGCGTGGAGCCCGATTATGCGGCCTCGGTCAAATTAGGCGCCAAGACCGTGCTGGAAGCTTCTTTTAAAGGCCGGACGGTGGACGCGAAAACGGCGTCCGTCCCGTTTGCCCAAGCCTACGGAAACGGCACGGAAACGCGCCTGACGTTTGCCAAGGACGGGGCGGGCACGCTGTATTATACGTTGGGGCAGGAGTACGAACCGCTTTCGTACCAAACGCCGGTGGATGCCGGGTTTACGGTCTCGCGCGAGATTACGACGCTGGACGGAAAACCCGTTTCCAACATTGTAGCGGGCGAACGCTATAAAATTACGCTGCACGTAAAAAATGCGGCCTCGCGGCATTTTGTGGTGGTGGAAGATTTCATCCCGGCCGGGTTTGAAATCATCAACACCTCGCTGGCCACCGAATCGCAGGAACAGGCGGCCGCGCTGGACACGCCGCAGTGGAACGGCTTTGAACGCGATGAAAAATACGACGACCGCATCGCCGCCTTTGCCGACTATCTACCCGCCGGTACGCACGCGTATTCGTACTTGGTAACGGCTTCCGTGGCGGGTACGTTTGCCTATCCCAGCCTGTGGGCCAGCCAAATGTACGAACCGGCGGTGTTCGGGCGCAATGCCACCGAGACGATTGTCATCAAGTAA